A single window of Malus sylvestris chromosome 5, drMalSylv7.2, whole genome shotgun sequence DNA harbors:
- the LOC126622785 gene encoding uncharacterized protein LOC126622785: MALVAIGGRFKELLKKYGKVALGVHFSVSTASIASLYVAIKSNVGVESLPAKLHMGNVSFKDETPPSFTSGNRQSTAVVVENERNRTAELTASTGGALKLALLCNKALLPIRVPIPLFIKTGGLRTKQAGRGSALNFLNFWNPGEAVAMGFLLKEALKRLCGANHYPDFKSQYHFPERDRDREKEGRKIEMYYYYYSGR, translated from the exons ATGGCCCTCGTCGCCATCGGCGGTCGATTCAAAGAGCTTCTGAAGAAGTACGGTAAGGTTGCACTGGGCGTCCATTTCTCAGTCTCAACTGCCTCGATCGCCAGCCTCTATGTCGCCATCAAGAGCAACGTCGGCGTCGAATCGCTGCCCGCCAAGCTTCACATGGGGAACGTGTCCTTCAAAGACGAAACCCCCCCAAGCTTCACATCGGGAAACAGGCAATCGACGGCTGTGGTGGTGGAGAATGAGAGGAATCGGACGGCTGAGCTCACGGCTTCGACTGGTGGGGCTCTGAAATTGGCTTTGCTCTGCAACAAGGCTTTACTTCCTATTCGAGTTCCGATCCCTCTGTTCATCAAGACCGGCGGACTAAGGACGAAGCAAGCGGGGAGAGGATC TGCTTTgaattttctgaatttttggAACCCCGGAGAGGCGGTAGCCATGGGGTTTTTGCTTAAAGAAGCGCTCAAGAGGCTGTGCGGCGCCAATCA CTACCCGGACTTCAAATCTCAGTACCATTTTccagagagagatagagacagagagaaagaggggaGAAAGATAGAGATGTACTATTACTATTACTCGGGAAGATAA